The nucleotide sequence CTCTGTTGCAACCTGCTCATCCACCGCCACGCCGAGTCCCTCCTTGAGGATTCGTTTTCCCACCCCGGGCCCGTTCCATGCTCGCAAAAAAAACGGGGGTTGGGTCCCCCGCCTCGGCACTCGGTGTCCGAGCTTGTCAGCAGCAGCGCGTCGGGCTGCCGCTGTCGTATCGATCTTTGAGATACTGGGTGTAGAATTCTTGCCTGGACAGCGGAGGTTTCTCCGGGTGAACGCGCTGATGGCGCTCCAGATACGCCTCGTAGTCCGGCATGCCGAAAACTGTTTTCACATTCGTGCGCAGTTTACACAACCAGTCCTCCACCGAGGATTTCACCACTCATCGCCTCCTTCAACGCGCCCGCTCATCCCTTCGGTCGAGGAAAAAACCGGGACCCGCATCAACCCTGGGTGCTGGAAGGGACAAAGGGCGCCTCTTTTAATTCCGGTTTGCGCTTCTCGATCAACACTTGGTACCAAACTCGCAGTGCATCGAGGAGTACGCCCACCACAACGATGATGAATATCGCAGTCATAATCGCGTCCACCCGGTCGTTAAACAGCATTTTGTTCATGTCGGCCATGGATTTCGCGGGTGCAATCAGTTTCCCGGCCGCTATGCCGTCGGCGATCACCTGGGCGTGGGCCAGAAATCCGACCGCTGGCTTGGGGTCAAACAGTTTCTGCCACCCCGCCGTCAGGGTGACCGCCAAGAGCCACACCAGAGGCAGGATTGTAATCCAACTGTACCTCGCCTTGCCCATCTTGATCAACACCGTCGTGGCAACGACGAGGGCGATGCCGGCCAACATCTGGTTCGAGATCCCGAATAGGGGCCACAACGTGTTGATGCCTCCCAACGGATCCGTCACGCCCTGGTAGAGGAAATAGCCCCACCCCAAAGCGATCACGGCGCTGGCAAATACATTGGCGCCAAAAGACTCCGTCCGCCCAAGGGGTTTCCAGACATTGCCCAGCAAATCCTGGAGCATAAATCGCCCGACCCGGGTTCCAGCGTCAATCGTGGTCAGGATAAATACCGCCTCAAACAGGATGGCAAAGTGGTACCAGAATGCTTTGAATCCACCCATAAACTTTGAAAAGATGTCCGCCATGCCCACCGCCAGCGTCGGAGCGCCACCGGTGCGGGACAAGATGGTGTGCTCGCCCACGTCTTTGGCCCACTGGGTGATGGTGGCGGCATCCACGGTAAATCCCCACTGGCTGATCTTCGCCGCGGCGGTG is from Kyrpidia tusciae DSM 2912 and encodes:
- a CDS encoding YbdD/YjiX family protein; the protein is MKSSVEDWLCKLRTNVKTVFGMPDYEAYLERHQRVHPEKPPLSRQEFYTQYLKDRYDSGSPTRCC